Proteins from one Hydrogenivirga caldilitoris genomic window:
- the lpxA gene encoding acyl-ACP--UDP-N-acetylglucosamine O-acyltransferase, which yields MKVHPTAIIGDEVKLGKDVEVGAFCVIEGKVEIGDRTKIGNRVTIKGKTKIGENCRIYDGAVIGEEPQHLRYEGEESEVIVGNNVLIREYVTIHRGTKIDKMKTIIGDDVMLMAYSHVAHDCVVGRGVIMANCATLGGHVEVGEYSFIGGLSAVHQWARIGPYSMVGGLTGVSLDIPPFTRASGQHAQLYGVNTLGLQRRGFSSERIAVIKRAYRILFRSNLLRKEAIDILKKEFKDNEDVELLINFIESSKRGVARDAGA from the coding sequence ATGAAGGTTCATCCAACGGCAATAATTGGAGACGAAGTCAAGCTTGGCAAAGATGTAGAGGTAGGAGCTTTCTGCGTCATAGAGGGTAAGGTTGAGATAGGCGATAGAACTAAGATAGGCAACAGGGTTACCATAAAAGGAAAGACCAAAATAGGGGAAAACTGCAGAATATATGATGGTGCGGTTATAGGTGAAGAGCCCCAACACCTCAGGTATGAGGGGGAGGAAAGCGAAGTGATAGTTGGAAATAACGTGCTCATAAGGGAGTACGTAACCATACACAGGGGAACCAAGATTGACAAGATGAAAACTATAATAGGGGACGATGTTATGCTAATGGCTTACTCCCATGTAGCCCATGATTGTGTGGTTGGAAGAGGTGTTATAATGGCAAACTGTGCTACCTTGGGAGGTCACGTTGAGGTTGGTGAGTACTCCTTCATCGGGGGCTTATCGGCAGTTCACCAGTGGGCAAGGATAGGTCCCTACTCCATGGTTGGAGGGCTTACAGGCGTATCCCTTGATATTCCTCCCTTTACAAGGGCTTCCGGTCAACATGCTCAGCTCTACGGCGTAAATACCCTCGGGCTGCAGAGGAGAGGCTTCTCCTCCGAGAGGATAGCGGTTATAAAGAGGGCTTACAGGATTCTATTCAGAAGCAATCTCCTGAGGAAAGAGGCTATTGATATATTGAAGAAAGAGTTTAAAGATAACGAAGACGTAGAGCTCCTGATAAACTTTATAGAAAGCTCAAAGAGAGGCGTCGCTAGGGATGCTGGCGCCTGA
- a CDS encoding CinA family protein gives MGCEVCLSEEKDFREGFILRTFDLSPEEIEVSLRGLDFKLEVTLSGVDILFEKEEDWRKAREKVGINMYSTDTSSMEEVVGRLLKRRGETLSTAESCTGGLLSARIVNVPGSSEYFLGGVVVYSNQLKVKLLGVKEETLNEFGAVSRETCLEMLEGLRKKFGTDAGIAITGVAGPGGSDHKPEGLTYIGVYYREKFHIEERVFGAGRNPNRFLSSQVAFNELRKLILEEAT, from the coding sequence ATGGGTTGTGAGGTATGTCTTTCTGAGGAAAAGGACTTCAGAGAGGGTTTTATACTGAGAACCTTTGACCTCTCTCCGGAAGAGATTGAAGTGAGTTTACGGGGACTTGATTTTAAGCTTGAGGTTACCCTTTCAGGTGTTGATATACTTTTTGAAAAGGAGGAGGACTGGAGGAAGGCAAGGGAGAAAGTTGGGATAAATATGTACTCCACAGACACCTCCTCTATGGAGGAAGTGGTTGGAAGACTTTTAAAGAGGAGAGGGGAAACCTTGAGTACAGCTGAGAGTTGCACCGGTGGACTCCTTTCTGCACGAATCGTTAACGTTCCGGGGAGCTCGGAGTATTTCTTAGGGGGCGTCGTGGTTTACTCAAACCAATTGAAAGTCAAGCTTCTCGGTGTTAAAGAGGAGACACTCAATGAGTTTGGGGCTGTTTCTAGGGAGACGTGCCTGGAGATGCTTGAGGGACTGAGGAAAAAGTTTGGAACCGATGCAGGGATAGCGATAACAGGTGTAGCTGGACCTGGCGGTTCAGACCACAAACCTGAGGGACTAACGTACATAGGAGTATATTACAGAGAGAAGTTCCATATAGAGGAGAGGGTTTTCGGGGCGGGTAGAAATCCCAACCGTTTTCTGTCTTCTCAGGTAGCATTTAATGAATTGAGGAAACTTATCTTAGAGGAGGCAACATGA
- a CDS encoding prohibitin family protein, giving the protein MNFDPNRYPRPPQVPKGFIALGVVLVALVLLALLSNPFVVIPSGYVGVKLTLGKASPDELSPGLHLIVPFIQRTEKMSVRTHSYDLTGLNSINALSKDGLTINVELTTLYKIMPDKAAEIFIEYGLAYEDRIIKPVIRSAVRDVISTLDSAQVYQERSMIQQSIARQVRNELEKRFILLDEILIRDIRLPQKVVEAIEQKRRALEEAQRMKFLVEKEKLEAERRKIEAQGIAEANKIIAGSLTKEYLMWKFLENIKSYAESGNNTIILIPYDTKMTPIIQLPEMKKK; this is encoded by the coding sequence ATGAACTTTGACCCCAACAGATATCCGAGACCTCCTCAGGTACCTAAAGGTTTTATAGCCCTCGGTGTGGTCTTGGTGGCTCTTGTGTTATTAGCTCTTTTATCCAACCCGTTCGTAGTCATACCGAGCGGATACGTAGGTGTAAAGTTAACCCTTGGAAAGGCAAGCCCTGATGAGCTGAGCCCTGGTCTGCATCTTATAGTGCCTTTTATCCAGAGGACGGAAAAGATGTCAGTCAGAACCCACAGCTATGACCTTACAGGACTAAACTCCATAAACGCTCTCTCTAAGGACGGGCTAACTATAAACGTAGAGCTCACAACCCTTTACAAGATAATGCCCGATAAAGCGGCAGAGATATTTATAGAGTATGGACTAGCCTACGAAGACAGGATCATAAAACCCGTGATAAGGTCTGCGGTCAGGGACGTAATATCCACCCTTGATAGCGCCCAGGTATACCAGGAAAGGTCAATGATACAGCAGAGTATAGCCAGACAGGTGAGAAATGAGCTTGAAAAGAGGTTCATCCTCCTTGATGAGATACTTATCAGGGACATAAGACTGCCTCAGAAGGTTGTAGAGGCTATAGAACAGAAGAGAAGAGCCCTTGAGGAAGCTCAGAGAATGAAGTTTTTGGTAGAAAAAGAAAAACTTGAAGCTGAGAGAAGGAAGATAGAAGCTCAGGGGATAGCAGAGGCAAATAAGATAATAGCCGGCTCTCTGACCAAAGAATACCTGATGTGGAAGTTCCTTGAAAACATAAAGTCTTATGCGGAGAGTGGAAACAACACTATAATCCTCATTCCTTATGATACCAAAATGACACCGATAATCCAGCTCCCCGAGATGAAGAAGAAATAG